A single window of Athene noctua chromosome 1, bAthNoc1.hap1.1, whole genome shotgun sequence DNA harbors:
- the PLN gene encoding phospholamban, producing MEKVQYITRSALRRASTIEVNPQARQRLQELFVNFCLILICLLLICIIVMLL from the coding sequence ATGGAGAAGGTCCAATACATAACCCGCTCTGCTCTGAGGAGAGCCTCAACTATTGAGGTCAACCCACAAGCTCGCCAAAGGCTCCAAGAGCTTTTTGTGAATTTCTGCCTGATTTTAATTTGCCTCTTGCTGATCTGTATCATTGTGATGCTCCTCTGA